In a single window of the Chelonia mydas isolate rCheMyd1 chromosome 8, rCheMyd1.pri.v2, whole genome shotgun sequence genome:
- the FUBP1 gene encoding far upstream element-binding protein 1 isoform X15, whose protein sequence is MADYSTVPPPASGAPGGGGGGGGGVNDAFKDALQRARQIAAKIGGDGGTSMNSNDYGYGGQKRPLEDGDQPDAKKVAPQNDSFGTQLPPMHQQQRSVMTEEYKVPDGMVGFIIGRGGEQISRIQQESGCKIQIAPDSGGLPDRSCMLTGTPESVQSAKRLLDQIVEKGRPTPGFHHGDGPGNAVQEIMIPASKAGLVIGKGGETIKQLQERAGVKMVMIQDGPQNTGADKPLRITGDPYKVQQAKEMVLELIRDQGGFREARNEYGSRIGGNEGIDVPIPRFAVGIVIGRNGEMIKKIQNDAGVRIQFKPDDGTTPDRIAQITGPPDRCQHAAEIITDLLRSVQAGNPGGPGPGGRGRGRGQGNWNMGPPGGLQEFNFIVPTGKTGLIIGKGGETIKSISQQSGARIELQRNPPPNADPNMKLFTIRGTPQQIDYARQLIEEKIGGPVNPLGPPVPHGPHGVVPGPHGPPGPPGPGNPMGPYNPAPYNPGPPGPAPHGPPAPYAPQGWGNAYPHWQPPNPPDPGKPGTDPNSAAWAAYYAHYYQQQAQPPPAAPPGGPPTTQTNGQGEQPNPAPAGQVDYTKAWEEYYKKMGQQGQPQDYSKAWEEYYKKQGQAVPAPAGAPPGQPDYSAAWAEYYRQQAAYYAQTSPQGMPQHPPAPQCLPRPSTLGSAAKSNSAEDAASTKS, encoded by the exons ATTGCAGCAAAAATTGGAGGTGATGGAGGGACATCAATGAATTCAAATGATTATGGTTATGGAGGACAAAAAAGACCTCTTGAGGATGGAG ATCAACCAGATGCTAAGAAAGTTGCTCCTCAGAATGACT CTTTTGGAACCCAGCTACCCCCGATGCATCAGCAACAAAG gtctgtaatgacAGAGGAATACAAAGTTCCAGATGGAATGGTTGGATTCA TAATTGGCAGAGGAGGAGAACAGATTTCACGCATACAGCAAGAATCTGGATGCAAAATACAGATTGCTCCTG ATAGCGGTGGCCTGCCTGATAGATCTTGCATGTTAACTGGAACACCCGAGTCTGTTCA GTCTGCAAAGAGACTGCTTGACCAGATAGTTGAAAAGGGAAGACCTACACCTGGCTTTCATCATGGTGATGGACCAGGAAATGCTGTCCAAGAAATTATGATTCCAGCTAGTAAGGCAGGATTAGTTATTGGAAAAGGTGGAGAGACCATTAAGCAACTTCAG GAACGAGCAGGAGTCAAAATGGTCATGATTCAAGATGGGCCACAGAACACTGGTGCAGACAAACCTCTTAGGATTACAGGAGACCCTTACAAGGTTCAA cAAGCTAAGGAAATGGTGTTGGAGTTGATTCGTGATCAAGGTGGCTTTAGAGAGGCGCGCAATGAATATGGGTCAAGAATAGGAGGAAATGAAGGGATAGAT GTCCCAATACCACGATTTGCTGTTGGTATTGTAATTGGAAGAAATGGAGAGATGATCAAAAAGATACAGAATGATGCTGGTGTTAGAATCCAGTTTAAGCCAG ATGATGGAACAACTCCAGATAGGATAGCCCAAATTACAGGACCTCCAGACAGATGTCAACATGCTGCAGAAATTATTACAGACCTTCTTCGAAGTGTCCAG GCTGGTAATCCTGGTGGTCCAGGACCTGGTGGTCGAGGAAGGGGTAGAGGCCAAGGCAACTGGAACATGGGGCCTCCTGGTGGATTACAGGAATTTAATTTTATTGTACCCACTGGAAAAACTGGATTAATCATTGGAAAag GTGGTGAAACTATCAAAAGCATAAGTCAGCAATCTGGGGCTAGAATAGAACTTCAGAGAAATCCTCCACCAAATGCAGATCCTAACATGAAGTTGTTTACTATCCGCGGGACACCACAACAAATTGATTATGCTCGGCAACTTATAGAAGAAAAGATTGGA GGTCCAGTAAATCCTTTGGGTCCACCTGTTCCTCATGGGCCCCATGGTGTTGTTCCTGGCCCACATGGACCTCCTGGACCACCAGGTCCTGGCAATCCTATGGGACCGTATAATCCTGCTCCTTATAATCCAGGGCCTCCTGGTCCCGCACCTCA TGGCCCTCCAGCCCCATATGCGCCACAAGGGTGGGGAAATGCCTATCCACACTGGCAGCCACCAAATCCACCAGATCCAG GTAAACCAGGAACAGACCCCAATTCAGCAGCATGGGCAGCTTATTATGCTCACTACTATCAGCAGCAAGCACAGCCgccacctgcagcccctcctggtGGACCACCTACGACCCAAACTAATGGACAAG GAGAACAACCAAATCCAGCACCAGCAGGGCAGGTTGATTACACCAAAGCTTGGGAAGAGTACTACAAAAAAATGG GTCAACAAGGGCAGCCACAAGATTATTCAAAGGCTTGGGAGGAATATTACAAGAAGCAAG GTCAAGCAGttccagctccagctggggcccCCCCAGGTCAGCCTGATTATAGTGCAGCATGGGCTGAATACTACAGACAGCAAGCAGCATATTATGCCCAGACAAGTCCACAGGGAATGCCACAGCATCCTCCAGCACCACAG TGCCTTCCCAGACCTTCCACCTTAGGTTCTGCTGCAAAAAGCAACAG TGCTGAAGATGCTGCAAGCACCAAATCATAG
- the FUBP1 gene encoding far upstream element-binding protein 1 isoform X20: MADYSTVPPPASGAPGGGGGGGGGVNDAFKDALQRARQIAAKIGGDGGTSMNSNDYGYGGQKRPLEDGDQPDAKKVAPQNDSFGTQLPPMHQQQRSVMTEEYKVPDGMVGFIIGRGGEQISRIQQESGCKIQIAPDSGGLPDRSCMLTGTPESVQSAKRLLDQIVEKGRPTPGFHHGDGPGNAVQEIMIPASKAGLVIGKGGETIKQLQERAGVKMVMIQDGPQNTGADKPLRITGDPYKVQQAKEMVLELIRDQGGFREARNEYGSRIGGNEGIDVPIPRFAVGIVIGRNGEMIKKIQNDAGVRIQFKPDDGTTPDRIAQITGPPDRCQHAAEIITDLLRSVQAGNPGGPGPGGRGRGRGQGNWNMGPPGGLQEFNFIVPTGKTGLIIGKGGETIKSISQQSGARIELQRNPPPNADPNMKLFTIRGTPQQIDYARQLIEEKIGGPVNPLGPPVPHGPHGVVPGPHGPPGPPGPGNPMGPYNPAPYNPGPPGPAPHGPPAPYAPQGWGNAYPHWQPPNPPDPGKPGTDPNSAAWAAYYAHYYQQQAQPPPAAPPGGPPTTQTNGQGEQPNPAPAGQVDYTKAWEEYYKKMGQQGQPQDYSKAWEEYYKKQGQAVPAPAGAPPGQPDYSAAWAEYYRQQAAYYAQTSPQGMPQHPPAPQGQ; this comes from the exons ATTGCAGCAAAAATTGGAGGTGATGGAGGGACATCAATGAATTCAAATGATTATGGTTATGGAGGACAAAAAAGACCTCTTGAGGATGGAG ATCAACCAGATGCTAAGAAAGTTGCTCCTCAGAATGACT CTTTTGGAACCCAGCTACCCCCGATGCATCAGCAACAAAG gtctgtaatgacAGAGGAATACAAAGTTCCAGATGGAATGGTTGGATTCA TAATTGGCAGAGGAGGAGAACAGATTTCACGCATACAGCAAGAATCTGGATGCAAAATACAGATTGCTCCTG ATAGCGGTGGCCTGCCTGATAGATCTTGCATGTTAACTGGAACACCCGAGTCTGTTCA GTCTGCAAAGAGACTGCTTGACCAGATAGTTGAAAAGGGAAGACCTACACCTGGCTTTCATCATGGTGATGGACCAGGAAATGCTGTCCAAGAAATTATGATTCCAGCTAGTAAGGCAGGATTAGTTATTGGAAAAGGTGGAGAGACCATTAAGCAACTTCAG GAACGAGCAGGAGTCAAAATGGTCATGATTCAAGATGGGCCACAGAACACTGGTGCAGACAAACCTCTTAGGATTACAGGAGACCCTTACAAGGTTCAA cAAGCTAAGGAAATGGTGTTGGAGTTGATTCGTGATCAAGGTGGCTTTAGAGAGGCGCGCAATGAATATGGGTCAAGAATAGGAGGAAATGAAGGGATAGAT GTCCCAATACCACGATTTGCTGTTGGTATTGTAATTGGAAGAAATGGAGAGATGATCAAAAAGATACAGAATGATGCTGGTGTTAGAATCCAGTTTAAGCCAG ATGATGGAACAACTCCAGATAGGATAGCCCAAATTACAGGACCTCCAGACAGATGTCAACATGCTGCAGAAATTATTACAGACCTTCTTCGAAGTGTCCAG GCTGGTAATCCTGGTGGTCCAGGACCTGGTGGTCGAGGAAGGGGTAGAGGCCAAGGCAACTGGAACATGGGGCCTCCTGGTGGATTACAGGAATTTAATTTTATTGTACCCACTGGAAAAACTGGATTAATCATTGGAAAag GTGGTGAAACTATCAAAAGCATAAGTCAGCAATCTGGGGCTAGAATAGAACTTCAGAGAAATCCTCCACCAAATGCAGATCCTAACATGAAGTTGTTTACTATCCGCGGGACACCACAACAAATTGATTATGCTCGGCAACTTATAGAAGAAAAGATTGGA GGTCCAGTAAATCCTTTGGGTCCACCTGTTCCTCATGGGCCCCATGGTGTTGTTCCTGGCCCACATGGACCTCCTGGACCACCAGGTCCTGGCAATCCTATGGGACCGTATAATCCTGCTCCTTATAATCCAGGGCCTCCTGGTCCCGCACCTCA TGGCCCTCCAGCCCCATATGCGCCACAAGGGTGGGGAAATGCCTATCCACACTGGCAGCCACCAAATCCACCAGATCCAG GTAAACCAGGAACAGACCCCAATTCAGCAGCATGGGCAGCTTATTATGCTCACTACTATCAGCAGCAAGCACAGCCgccacctgcagcccctcctggtGGACCACCTACGACCCAAACTAATGGACAAG GAGAACAACCAAATCCAGCACCAGCAGGGCAGGTTGATTACACCAAAGCTTGGGAAGAGTACTACAAAAAAATGG GTCAACAAGGGCAGCCACAAGATTATTCAAAGGCTTGGGAGGAATATTACAAGAAGCAAG GTCAAGCAGttccagctccagctggggcccCCCCAGGTCAGCCTGATTATAGTGCAGCATGGGCTGAATACTACAGACAGCAAGCAGCATATTATGCCCAGACAAGTCCACAGGGAATGCCACAGCATCCTCCAGCACCACAG GGCCAATAA
- the FUBP1 gene encoding far upstream element-binding protein 1 isoform X14: MADYSTVPPPASGAPGGGGGGGGGVNDAFKDALQRARQIAAKIGGDGGTSMNSNDYGYGGQKRPLEDGDGSWTSPSSTTHWEGMPSPFKDQPDAKKVAPQNDSFGTQLPPMHQQQRSVMTEEYKVPDGMVGFIIGRGGEQISRIQQESGCKIQIAPDSGGLPDRSCMLTGTPESVQSAKRLLDQIVEKGRPTPGFHHGDGPGNAVQEIMIPASKAGLVIGKGGETIKQLQERAGVKMVMIQDGPQNTGADKPLRITGDPYKVQQAKEMVLELIRDQGGFREARNEYGSRIGGNEGIDVPIPRFAVGIVIGRNGEMIKKIQNDAGVRIQFKPDDGTTPDRIAQITGPPDRCQHAAEIITDLLRSVQAGNPGGPGPGGRGRGRGQGNWNMGPPGGLQEFNFIVPTGKTGLIIGKGGETIKSISQQSGARIELQRNPPPNADPNMKLFTIRGTPQQIDYARQLIEEKIGGPVNPLGPPVPHGPHGVVPGPHGPPGPPGPGNPMGPYNPAPYNPGPPGPAPHGPPAPYAPQGWGNAYPHWQPPNPPDPGKPGTDPNSAAWAAYYAHYYQQQAQPPPAAPPGGPPTTQTNGQGEQPNPAPAGQVDYTKAWEEYYKKMGQQGQPQDYSKAWEEYYKKQGQAVPAPAGAPPGQPDYSAAWAEYYRQQAAYYAQTSPQGMPQHPPAPQKMKHL, from the exons ATTGCAGCAAAAATTGGAGGTGATGGAGGGACATCAATGAATTCAAATGATTATGGTTATGGAGGACAAAAAAGACCTCTTGAGGATGGAG ATGGCTCTTGGACAAGTCCGAGCAGTACAACACACTGGGAGGGAATGCCCTCTCCTTTTAAAG ATCAACCAGATGCTAAGAAAGTTGCTCCTCAGAATGACT CTTTTGGAACCCAGCTACCCCCGATGCATCAGCAACAAAG gtctgtaatgacAGAGGAATACAAAGTTCCAGATGGAATGGTTGGATTCA TAATTGGCAGAGGAGGAGAACAGATTTCACGCATACAGCAAGAATCTGGATGCAAAATACAGATTGCTCCTG ATAGCGGTGGCCTGCCTGATAGATCTTGCATGTTAACTGGAACACCCGAGTCTGTTCA GTCTGCAAAGAGACTGCTTGACCAGATAGTTGAAAAGGGAAGACCTACACCTGGCTTTCATCATGGTGATGGACCAGGAAATGCTGTCCAAGAAATTATGATTCCAGCTAGTAAGGCAGGATTAGTTATTGGAAAAGGTGGAGAGACCATTAAGCAACTTCAG GAACGAGCAGGAGTCAAAATGGTCATGATTCAAGATGGGCCACAGAACACTGGTGCAGACAAACCTCTTAGGATTACAGGAGACCCTTACAAGGTTCAA cAAGCTAAGGAAATGGTGTTGGAGTTGATTCGTGATCAAGGTGGCTTTAGAGAGGCGCGCAATGAATATGGGTCAAGAATAGGAGGAAATGAAGGGATAGAT GTCCCAATACCACGATTTGCTGTTGGTATTGTAATTGGAAGAAATGGAGAGATGATCAAAAAGATACAGAATGATGCTGGTGTTAGAATCCAGTTTAAGCCAG ATGATGGAACAACTCCAGATAGGATAGCCCAAATTACAGGACCTCCAGACAGATGTCAACATGCTGCAGAAATTATTACAGACCTTCTTCGAAGTGTCCAG GCTGGTAATCCTGGTGGTCCAGGACCTGGTGGTCGAGGAAGGGGTAGAGGCCAAGGCAACTGGAACATGGGGCCTCCTGGTGGATTACAGGAATTTAATTTTATTGTACCCACTGGAAAAACTGGATTAATCATTGGAAAag GTGGTGAAACTATCAAAAGCATAAGTCAGCAATCTGGGGCTAGAATAGAACTTCAGAGAAATCCTCCACCAAATGCAGATCCTAACATGAAGTTGTTTACTATCCGCGGGACACCACAACAAATTGATTATGCTCGGCAACTTATAGAAGAAAAGATTGGA GGTCCAGTAAATCCTTTGGGTCCACCTGTTCCTCATGGGCCCCATGGTGTTGTTCCTGGCCCACATGGACCTCCTGGACCACCAGGTCCTGGCAATCCTATGGGACCGTATAATCCTGCTCCTTATAATCCAGGGCCTCCTGGTCCCGCACCTCA TGGCCCTCCAGCCCCATATGCGCCACAAGGGTGGGGAAATGCCTATCCACACTGGCAGCCACCAAATCCACCAGATCCAG GTAAACCAGGAACAGACCCCAATTCAGCAGCATGGGCAGCTTATTATGCTCACTACTATCAGCAGCAAGCACAGCCgccacctgcagcccctcctggtGGACCACCTACGACCCAAACTAATGGACAAG GAGAACAACCAAATCCAGCACCAGCAGGGCAGGTTGATTACACCAAAGCTTGGGAAGAGTACTACAAAAAAATGG GTCAACAAGGGCAGCCACAAGATTATTCAAAGGCTTGGGAGGAATATTACAAGAAGCAAG GTCAAGCAGttccagctccagctggggcccCCCCAGGTCAGCCTGATTATAGTGCAGCATGGGCTGAATACTACAGACAGCAAGCAGCATATTATGCCCAGACAAGTCCACAGGGAATGCCACAGCATCCTCCAGCACCACAG
- the FUBP1 gene encoding far upstream element-binding protein 1 isoform X13, which produces MADYSTVPPPASGAPGGGGGGGGGVNDAFKDALQRARQIAAKIGGDGGTSMNSNDYGYGGQKRPLEDGDGSWTSPSSTTHWEGMPSPFKDQPDAKKVAPQNDSFGTQLPPMHQQQRSVMTEEYKVPDGMVGFIIGRGGEQISRIQQESGCKIQIAPDSGGLPDRSCMLTGTPESVQSAKRLLDQIVEKGRPTPGFHHGDGPGNAVQEIMIPASKAGLVIGKGGETIKQLQERAGVKMVMIQDGPQNTGADKPLRITGDPYKVQQAKEMVLELIRDQGGFREARNEYGSRIGGNEGIDVPIPRFAVGIVIGRNGEMIKKIQNDAGVRIQFKPDDGTTPDRIAQITGPPDRCQHAAEIITDLLRSVQAGNPGGPGPGGRGRGRGQGNWNMGPPGGLQEFNFIVPTGKTGLIIGKGGETIKSISQQSGARIELQRNPPPNADPNMKLFTIRGTPQQIDYARQLIEEKIGGPVNPLGPPVPHGPHGVVPGPHGPPGPPGPGNPMGPYNPAPYNPGPPGPAPHGPPAPYAPQGWGNAYPHWQPPNPPDPGKPGTDPNSAAWAAYYAHYYQQQAQPPPAAPPGGPPTTQTNGQGEQPNPAPAGQVDYTKAWEEYYKKMGQAVPAPAGAPPGQPDYSAAWAEYYRQQAAYYAQTSPQGMPQHPPAPQCLPRPSTLGSAAKSNSAEDAASTKS; this is translated from the exons ATTGCAGCAAAAATTGGAGGTGATGGAGGGACATCAATGAATTCAAATGATTATGGTTATGGAGGACAAAAAAGACCTCTTGAGGATGGAG ATGGCTCTTGGACAAGTCCGAGCAGTACAACACACTGGGAGGGAATGCCCTCTCCTTTTAAAG ATCAACCAGATGCTAAGAAAGTTGCTCCTCAGAATGACT CTTTTGGAACCCAGCTACCCCCGATGCATCAGCAACAAAG gtctgtaatgacAGAGGAATACAAAGTTCCAGATGGAATGGTTGGATTCA TAATTGGCAGAGGAGGAGAACAGATTTCACGCATACAGCAAGAATCTGGATGCAAAATACAGATTGCTCCTG ATAGCGGTGGCCTGCCTGATAGATCTTGCATGTTAACTGGAACACCCGAGTCTGTTCA GTCTGCAAAGAGACTGCTTGACCAGATAGTTGAAAAGGGAAGACCTACACCTGGCTTTCATCATGGTGATGGACCAGGAAATGCTGTCCAAGAAATTATGATTCCAGCTAGTAAGGCAGGATTAGTTATTGGAAAAGGTGGAGAGACCATTAAGCAACTTCAG GAACGAGCAGGAGTCAAAATGGTCATGATTCAAGATGGGCCACAGAACACTGGTGCAGACAAACCTCTTAGGATTACAGGAGACCCTTACAAGGTTCAA cAAGCTAAGGAAATGGTGTTGGAGTTGATTCGTGATCAAGGTGGCTTTAGAGAGGCGCGCAATGAATATGGGTCAAGAATAGGAGGAAATGAAGGGATAGAT GTCCCAATACCACGATTTGCTGTTGGTATTGTAATTGGAAGAAATGGAGAGATGATCAAAAAGATACAGAATGATGCTGGTGTTAGAATCCAGTTTAAGCCAG ATGATGGAACAACTCCAGATAGGATAGCCCAAATTACAGGACCTCCAGACAGATGTCAACATGCTGCAGAAATTATTACAGACCTTCTTCGAAGTGTCCAG GCTGGTAATCCTGGTGGTCCAGGACCTGGTGGTCGAGGAAGGGGTAGAGGCCAAGGCAACTGGAACATGGGGCCTCCTGGTGGATTACAGGAATTTAATTTTATTGTACCCACTGGAAAAACTGGATTAATCATTGGAAAag GTGGTGAAACTATCAAAAGCATAAGTCAGCAATCTGGGGCTAGAATAGAACTTCAGAGAAATCCTCCACCAAATGCAGATCCTAACATGAAGTTGTTTACTATCCGCGGGACACCACAACAAATTGATTATGCTCGGCAACTTATAGAAGAAAAGATTGGA GGTCCAGTAAATCCTTTGGGTCCACCTGTTCCTCATGGGCCCCATGGTGTTGTTCCTGGCCCACATGGACCTCCTGGACCACCAGGTCCTGGCAATCCTATGGGACCGTATAATCCTGCTCCTTATAATCCAGGGCCTCCTGGTCCCGCACCTCA TGGCCCTCCAGCCCCATATGCGCCACAAGGGTGGGGAAATGCCTATCCACACTGGCAGCCACCAAATCCACCAGATCCAG GTAAACCAGGAACAGACCCCAATTCAGCAGCATGGGCAGCTTATTATGCTCACTACTATCAGCAGCAAGCACAGCCgccacctgcagcccctcctggtGGACCACCTACGACCCAAACTAATGGACAAG GAGAACAACCAAATCCAGCACCAGCAGGGCAGGTTGATTACACCAAAGCTTGGGAAGAGTACTACAAAAAAATGG GTCAAGCAGttccagctccagctggggcccCCCCAGGTCAGCCTGATTATAGTGCAGCATGGGCTGAATACTACAGACAGCAAGCAGCATATTATGCCCAGACAAGTCCACAGGGAATGCCACAGCATCCTCCAGCACCACAG TGCCTTCCCAGACCTTCCACCTTAGGTTCTGCTGCAAAAAGCAACAG TGCTGAAGATGCTGCAAGCACCAAATCATAG
- the FUBP1 gene encoding far upstream element-binding protein 1 isoform X16, with translation MADYSTVPPPASGAPGGGGGGGGGVNDAFKDALQRARQIAAKIGGDGGTSMNSNDYGYGGQKRPLEDGDGSWTSPSSTTHWEGMPSPFKDQPDAKKVAPQNDSFGTQLPPMHQQQRSVMTEEYKVPDGMVGFIIGRGGEQISRIQQESGCKIQIAPDSGGLPDRSCMLTGTPESVQSAKRLLDQIVEKGRPTPGFHHGDGPGNAVQEIMIPASKAGLVIGKGGETIKQLQERAGVKMVMIQDGPQNTGADKPLRITGDPYKVQQAKEMVLELIRDQGGFREARNEYGSRIGGNEGIDVPIPRFAVGIVIGRNGEMIKKIQNDAGVRIQFKPDDGTTPDRIAQITGPPDRCQHAAEIITDLLRSVQAGNPGGPGPGGRGRGRGQGNWNMGPPGGLQEFNFIVPTGKTGLIIGKGGETIKSISQQSGARIELQRNPPPNADPNMKLFTIRGTPQQIDYARQLIEEKIGGPVNPLGPPVPHGPHGVVPGPHGPPGPPGPGNPMGPYNPAPYNPGPPGPAPHGPPAPYAPQGWGNAYPHWQPPNPPDPGKPGTDPNSAAWAAYYAHYYQQQAQPPPAAPPGGPPTTQTNGQGEQPNPAPAGQVDYTKAWEEYYKKMGQQGQPQDYSKAWEEYYKKQGQAVPAPAGAPPGQPDYSAAWAEYYRQQAAYYAQTSPQGMPQHPPAPQGQ, from the exons ATTGCAGCAAAAATTGGAGGTGATGGAGGGACATCAATGAATTCAAATGATTATGGTTATGGAGGACAAAAAAGACCTCTTGAGGATGGAG ATGGCTCTTGGACAAGTCCGAGCAGTACAACACACTGGGAGGGAATGCCCTCTCCTTTTAAAG ATCAACCAGATGCTAAGAAAGTTGCTCCTCAGAATGACT CTTTTGGAACCCAGCTACCCCCGATGCATCAGCAACAAAG gtctgtaatgacAGAGGAATACAAAGTTCCAGATGGAATGGTTGGATTCA TAATTGGCAGAGGAGGAGAACAGATTTCACGCATACAGCAAGAATCTGGATGCAAAATACAGATTGCTCCTG ATAGCGGTGGCCTGCCTGATAGATCTTGCATGTTAACTGGAACACCCGAGTCTGTTCA GTCTGCAAAGAGACTGCTTGACCAGATAGTTGAAAAGGGAAGACCTACACCTGGCTTTCATCATGGTGATGGACCAGGAAATGCTGTCCAAGAAATTATGATTCCAGCTAGTAAGGCAGGATTAGTTATTGGAAAAGGTGGAGAGACCATTAAGCAACTTCAG GAACGAGCAGGAGTCAAAATGGTCATGATTCAAGATGGGCCACAGAACACTGGTGCAGACAAACCTCTTAGGATTACAGGAGACCCTTACAAGGTTCAA cAAGCTAAGGAAATGGTGTTGGAGTTGATTCGTGATCAAGGTGGCTTTAGAGAGGCGCGCAATGAATATGGGTCAAGAATAGGAGGAAATGAAGGGATAGAT GTCCCAATACCACGATTTGCTGTTGGTATTGTAATTGGAAGAAATGGAGAGATGATCAAAAAGATACAGAATGATGCTGGTGTTAGAATCCAGTTTAAGCCAG ATGATGGAACAACTCCAGATAGGATAGCCCAAATTACAGGACCTCCAGACAGATGTCAACATGCTGCAGAAATTATTACAGACCTTCTTCGAAGTGTCCAG GCTGGTAATCCTGGTGGTCCAGGACCTGGTGGTCGAGGAAGGGGTAGAGGCCAAGGCAACTGGAACATGGGGCCTCCTGGTGGATTACAGGAATTTAATTTTATTGTACCCACTGGAAAAACTGGATTAATCATTGGAAAag GTGGTGAAACTATCAAAAGCATAAGTCAGCAATCTGGGGCTAGAATAGAACTTCAGAGAAATCCTCCACCAAATGCAGATCCTAACATGAAGTTGTTTACTATCCGCGGGACACCACAACAAATTGATTATGCTCGGCAACTTATAGAAGAAAAGATTGGA GGTCCAGTAAATCCTTTGGGTCCACCTGTTCCTCATGGGCCCCATGGTGTTGTTCCTGGCCCACATGGACCTCCTGGACCACCAGGTCCTGGCAATCCTATGGGACCGTATAATCCTGCTCCTTATAATCCAGGGCCTCCTGGTCCCGCACCTCA TGGCCCTCCAGCCCCATATGCGCCACAAGGGTGGGGAAATGCCTATCCACACTGGCAGCCACCAAATCCACCAGATCCAG GTAAACCAGGAACAGACCCCAATTCAGCAGCATGGGCAGCTTATTATGCTCACTACTATCAGCAGCAAGCACAGCCgccacctgcagcccctcctggtGGACCACCTACGACCCAAACTAATGGACAAG GAGAACAACCAAATCCAGCACCAGCAGGGCAGGTTGATTACACCAAAGCTTGGGAAGAGTACTACAAAAAAATGG GTCAACAAGGGCAGCCACAAGATTATTCAAAGGCTTGGGAGGAATATTACAAGAAGCAAG GTCAAGCAGttccagctccagctggggcccCCCCAGGTCAGCCTGATTATAGTGCAGCATGGGCTGAATACTACAGACAGCAAGCAGCATATTATGCCCAGACAAGTCCACAGGGAATGCCACAGCATCCTCCAGCACCACAG GGCCAATAA